The Streptomonospora litoralis genome window below encodes:
- the frc gene encoding formyl-CoA transferase — MSKALDGVRVLDMTHVQSGPSATQILGWLGADVVKVEAPTGDITRRQLRDLPDVDSLYFTMLNGSKRSITLNTKSDEGKRLFLDLVKRSDVLVENFAPGALDRMGFTWEVLHEANPRLVYASIKGFGPGAYAEYKAYEVIAQAMGGSMSTTGFETGPPLATGAQIGDSGTGMHTVAGILAALYQRTSTGLGQRVEVAMQDSVLNLCRVKLRDQQRLTHGPLSEYPNEDFGDEVPRSGNASGGGQPGWAVRTAPGGPNDYVYVIIQPTGWEHITRIIGRPELATDPDWATPEARLDKLDKAFGLIEEWSINLPKWDVLAALNEHNIPCGPILSTKEIIDDPTLNANGIVATVEHPERGTYKTVGLPMRLSDSPADVGRSPLLGEHNTHVYQDELGLAPDELAALKANGVI, encoded by the coding sequence ATGAGCAAGGCACTTGACGGGGTCCGCGTCCTGGACATGACCCACGTGCAGTCCGGCCCCTCGGCCACCCAGATCCTGGGTTGGCTGGGCGCCGACGTGGTCAAGGTGGAGGCCCCCACCGGGGACATCACCCGCCGCCAGCTGCGCGACCTGCCCGATGTCGACAGCCTCTACTTCACGATGCTCAACGGCAGCAAGCGCAGCATCACACTCAACACCAAGAGCGACGAGGGCAAGCGCCTCTTCCTCGATCTGGTCAAGCGCAGCGACGTGCTGGTGGAGAACTTCGCCCCCGGCGCACTGGACCGGATGGGCTTCACCTGGGAGGTGCTGCACGAGGCCAACCCCCGGCTGGTCTACGCCTCGATCAAGGGGTTCGGCCCCGGCGCCTACGCCGAGTACAAGGCCTACGAGGTCATCGCCCAGGCGATGGGCGGCTCGATGAGCACCACGGGCTTCGAGACCGGTCCCCCGCTGGCCACCGGCGCACAGATCGGCGATTCGGGCACTGGAATGCATACAGTAGCCGGTATCCTTGCCGCTCTGTACCAGCGCACCAGCACCGGCCTGGGCCAGCGGGTCGAGGTCGCCATGCAGGACTCGGTGCTCAACCTGTGCCGGGTCAAGCTGCGCGACCAGCAGCGGCTGACGCACGGTCCGCTGTCCGAGTACCCCAACGAGGACTTCGGCGACGAGGTCCCCCGGTCCGGCAACGCCTCCGGCGGCGGGCAACCCGGCTGGGCGGTGCGCACGGCGCCCGGCGGCCCCAACGACTACGTCTACGTCATCATCCAGCCCACCGGCTGGGAGCACATCACCCGGATCATCGGCCGGCCCGAACTGGCCACCGACCCCGATTGGGCCACCCCCGAGGCGCGGCTGGACAAGCTCGACAAGGCCTTCGGCCTGATCGAGGAGTGGTCGATCAACCTGCCCAAGTGGGACGTGCTGGCCGCGCTCAACGAGCACAACATCCCCTGCGGGCCGATCCTGTCGACCAAGGAGATCATCGACGACCCCACGCTCAACGCCAACGGGATCGTGGCCACCGTCGAGCACCCCGAGCGCGGCACCTACAAGACGGTGGGGCTGCCGATGAGGCTGTCGGACTCCCCCGCCGACGTCGGCCGCTCCCCTCTTCTCGGCGAGCACAACACCCACGTCTACCAGGACGAACTGGGCCTGGCCCCCGACGAACTCGCAGCCCTCAAAGCGAACGGAGTGATCTGA
- a CDS encoding thiamine pyrophosphate-binding protein, whose product MTDDKGGDTTISGGHLVAKALKAEGVDVIFTLCGGHIIDIYDGCADEGIDVIDVRHEQVAAHAADGYARMTGKPGCAVVTAGPGTTDAITGIANAYRAESPLLVIGGQGALSQHKMGSLQDLPHVDMIGPISKFAATVPHTERVADLVSMAFRESLSGAPGPSFLEIPRDILDASVPVESARVPKAGHYRASTRQGGDPDAIERLAELLVRSERPSILLGHQVWTTRATQSATDLVRSLNVPVYMNGGGRGTLPPADPHHFQLSRRHAFGNSDLIIIVGTPFDFRMGYGKRLSTDATVVQIDLSYATVGKNRDIDLGIVGDADVILSSVLQATSAYGDNGAQGRKTWLEELRQVENKALEKRTPLLTSDATPIHPYRLVSEINDFLTEDSIYIGDGGDIVTFSGQVVQPKAPGHWLDPGPLGTLGVGVPFVMATKYAYPEKEVVALFGDGAFSLTGWDFETLVRFDMPFIGIIGNNSSMNQIRYGQIEKYGADRGEIGNTLGDVRYSEFAEMLGGYGEEVREPGEIGPALRRARESGKPSLINVWIDPEVYAPGTMNQTMYK is encoded by the coding sequence ATGACTGACGACAAGGGTGGGGACACCACGATCTCCGGCGGCCACCTCGTCGCCAAGGCCCTCAAGGCCGAGGGGGTCGACGTGATCTTCACGCTCTGCGGCGGCCACATCATCGACATCTACGACGGCTGTGCCGACGAGGGCATCGACGTCATCGACGTCCGCCACGAGCAGGTGGCCGCCCACGCCGCCGACGGCTACGCGCGGATGACCGGCAAACCCGGGTGCGCCGTGGTCACCGCCGGCCCCGGCACCACCGACGCCATCACCGGAATCGCCAACGCCTACCGCGCCGAGAGCCCGCTGCTGGTGATCGGCGGCCAGGGCGCCCTCAGCCAGCACAAGATGGGCTCGCTGCAGGACTTGCCGCACGTCGACATGATCGGCCCCATCTCCAAGTTCGCCGCGACCGTCCCGCACACCGAGCGGGTGGCCGACCTGGTGTCGATGGCCTTCCGGGAGTCCCTCAGCGGCGCCCCCGGACCGTCCTTCCTGGAGATCCCGCGCGACATCCTCGACGCCTCGGTCCCGGTGGAGTCGGCCCGCGTACCCAAGGCCGGCCACTACCGCGCCTCCACCCGCCAGGGCGGCGACCCCGACGCGATCGAGCGCCTGGCCGAGCTGCTGGTGCGCTCCGAGCGCCCCAGCATCCTGCTGGGCCACCAGGTGTGGACCACCCGGGCCACCCAGTCGGCCACCGACCTGGTGCGCTCGCTCAACGTCCCCGTCTACATGAACGGCGGCGGCCGCGGCACGCTGCCCCCCGCCGACCCCCACCACTTCCAGCTCTCCCGCCGGCACGCCTTCGGCAACTCCGACCTGATCATCATCGTCGGCACCCCGTTCGACTTCCGCATGGGCTACGGCAAGCGGCTGTCGACCGACGCCACGGTGGTCCAGATCGACCTCTCCTACGCCACGGTCGGCAAGAACCGCGACATCGACCTGGGCATCGTCGGCGACGCCGACGTCATCCTCTCCTCGGTGCTGCAGGCGACCTCGGCCTACGGCGACAATGGGGCCCAGGGCCGCAAGACCTGGCTGGAGGAGCTGCGCCAGGTGGAGAACAAGGCACTGGAGAAGCGGACCCCGCTGCTGACCTCCGACGCAACGCCGATCCACCCCTACCGCCTGGTTTCGGAGATCAACGACTTCCTCACCGAGGACTCGATCTACATCGGCGACGGCGGCGACATCGTCACGTTCTCCGGCCAGGTCGTCCAACCCAAGGCCCCCGGCCACTGGCTCGACCCCGGCCCGCTGGGCACGCTGGGCGTCGGCGTCCCCTTCGTGATGGCGACCAAGTACGCCTACCCCGAGAAGGAGGTCGTCGCGCTGTTCGGCGACGGCGCGTTCAGCCTCACCGGCTGGGACTTCGAGACGCTGGTGCGCTTCGACATGCCCTTCATCGGGATCATCGGCAACAACTCCTCGATGAACCAGATCCGCTACGGCCAGATCGAAAAGTACGGCGCCGACCGCGGCGAGATCGGCAACACGCTGGGCGACGTGCGCTACTCGGAGTTCGCCGAGATGCTCGGCGGCTACGGCGAGGAGGTGCGCGAGCCCGGCGAGATCGGGCCGGCGCTGCGGCGCGCACGCGAGTCCGGCAAGCCCTCGCTGATCAACGTCTGGATCGACCCCGAGGTCTACGCGCCGGGGACGATGAACCAGACCATGTACAAGTAG
- a CDS encoding MFS transporter, producing the protein MNHPPPATAPPGHLASPYVPAPRTGELHDWSGRRYLVGRPARELAGTARAVPLARAVAAVAAVGGLQFGYGAAVPLLVAAHGWSPAAALLPFALWALVQGGSAWPIARLRERGLLTPARAIVAGAPLCAAALAAPGLTAQLGWMLAAYGLAGGLGAGLVYHSSVHVVAAWYPERPASHAAWAGAGFALGAVPLTAGLVLAEAAHLAAAPWLGAALACVVAAAGIGLRTPPAHWWPPETDPRAWALRRRNQPVAAFDHSPAQAWRSGALPGLHAVVALAGAAALVDVAVLPLLLFRGGLPAWAIAAAMGVLVASSGLGRAAAGRWGERMGRRRILVAALTAGGAAQFGLAAAALTGSWALLLLMAVPAGVGGGCCYPLTRTLAHDFFGSRDSAEIPGLVYSAKALGGLLGVGGAAALISLVPQTGPALCLGAAGLAGLGAAAVAARLRRPVPIRTLPV; encoded by the coding sequence ATGAACCACCCACCCCCCGCTACAGCCCCTCCGGGCCACCTGGCATCCCCCTACGTCCCCGCCCCCCGCACCGGGGAACTGCACGACTGGAGCGGGCGCCGCTACCTCGTGGGGCGCCCGGCCCGCGAACTGGCAGGAACGGCGCGCGCGGTGCCCCTCGCCCGGGCTGTCGCGGCGGTCGCCGCCGTCGGCGGGCTGCAGTTCGGCTACGGCGCGGCGGTCCCTCTGCTGGTGGCCGCCCACGGCTGGAGCCCCGCGGCCGCGCTGCTGCCCTTCGCGCTGTGGGCGCTGGTCCAGGGCGGCAGCGCCTGGCCGATCGCCCGGCTGCGCGAACGCGGCCTGCTCACTCCCGCCCGCGCCATCGTGGCCGGTGCACCGCTGTGCGCCGCCGCCCTTGCAGCGCCGGGACTCACCGCGCAGCTGGGCTGGATGCTGGCGGCCTACGGGCTGGCGGGCGGCCTGGGCGCCGGCCTCGTCTACCACTCCAGCGTGCACGTCGTCGCGGCCTGGTACCCCGAGCGGCCCGCGAGCCACGCCGCGTGGGCCGGCGCCGGCTTCGCGCTGGGCGCGGTCCCGCTGACCGCCGGCCTGGTCCTGGCCGAGGCCGCCCACTTGGCCGCCGCCCCGTGGCTGGGTGCGGCCCTGGCCTGCGTGGTCGCCGCAGCCGGTATCGGGCTGCGCACTCCCCCGGCGCACTGGTGGCCGCCGGAGACCGATCCGCGCGCCTGGGCGCTGCGCCGCCGCAACCAGCCGGTGGCCGCTTTCGACCACTCCCCCGCACAAGCCTGGCGCAGCGGCGCCCTGCCCGGACTGCACGCCGTGGTCGCGCTGGCCGGAGCCGCCGCACTGGTGGACGTGGCCGTGCTGCCGCTGCTGCTGTTTCGGGGCGGCCTGCCCGCCTGGGCGATCGCCGCGGCCATGGGCGTCCTGGTCGCCTCCAGCGGCCTGGGCCGCGCGGCGGCCGGGCGCTGGGGCGAGCGGATGGGCCGGCGCCGGATCCTGGTGGCGGCGCTGACCGCCGGAGGGGCGGCCCAGTTCGGCCTCGCCGCCGCGGCACTGACCGGTTCCTGGGCGCTCCTGTTACTGATGGCCGTGCCGGCGGGCGTGGGCGGAGGCTGCTGCTACCCGCTGACCCGCACCCTGGCCCACGACTTCTTCGGCAGCCGCGACAGCGCCGAGATCCCCGGCCTCGTCTACAGCGCCAAGGCGCTGGGCGGCCTGCTGGGAGTGGGCGGCGCGGCGGCCTTGATCTCGCTGGTCCCGCAGACGGGGCCGGCCCTGTGCCTGGGCGCCGCCGGCCTGGCGGGCCTGGGGGCCGCCGCGGTCGCGGCCCGACTGCGGCGCCCGGTGCCCATTCGCACGCTTCCGGTCTAG
- the sucC gene encoding ADP-forming succinate--CoA ligase subunit beta — MDLYEYEAKQLFGDHDVPLAERQLATTPEQAALSAARLGGRVVVKAQVKTGGRGKAGGVQVADDPDDARAEADRILGMDIKGHTVHRVLIEEASDIAEEYYVSFLLDRANRTFLSICSAEGGVEIEEVAEKRPEAVVRTPVDALNGLDRETALAICEKAGLPQQVHPPTATVLQRLWEVAREEDATLVEVNPLVRTADNRILALDGKVTLDDNALDRHPERTPFHDDGDSASLEARAKEKGLNYVKLDGQVGIIGNGAGLVMSTLDVVSYAGEAHGGVQPANFLDIGGGASADVMADGLEIILGDGDVKSVFVNVFGGITACDAVAEGIVQALEMLAARGDDVSKPLVVRLDGNSAERGRRILTEAGHPAVRQAPTMDGAAAQAAELAAK; from the coding sequence GTGGACCTCTACGAATACGAAGCCAAACAGCTGTTCGGCGACCACGACGTGCCGCTCGCCGAGCGGCAGCTGGCCACGACCCCCGAGCAGGCCGCGCTCAGCGCCGCCCGCCTCGGCGGCCGGGTGGTCGTCAAAGCGCAGGTGAAGACCGGCGGCCGCGGCAAGGCCGGCGGTGTGCAGGTGGCCGACGACCCCGACGACGCCCGGGCCGAGGCCGATCGGATCCTCGGCATGGACATCAAGGGCCACACGGTCCACCGCGTCCTGATCGAGGAGGCCAGTGACATCGCCGAGGAGTACTACGTCTCCTTCCTGCTGGACCGGGCCAACCGCACCTTCCTGTCGATCTGCTCCGCCGAGGGCGGCGTGGAGATCGAGGAGGTCGCCGAGAAGCGGCCCGAGGCCGTCGTGCGCACGCCCGTCGACGCGCTGAACGGCCTGGACCGCGAGACGGCCCTGGCCATCTGCGAGAAGGCCGGTCTGCCCCAGCAGGTCCACCCGCCCACCGCGACCGTGCTGCAGCGGCTGTGGGAGGTGGCCCGCGAGGAGGACGCCACCCTGGTCGAGGTCAACCCGCTGGTGCGCACCGCCGACAACCGCATCCTGGCCCTGGACGGCAAGGTCACCCTGGACGACAACGCCCTGGACCGCCACCCCGAGCGCACGCCCTTCCACGACGACGGCGACTCCGCCTCGCTTGAGGCCCGCGCCAAGGAGAAGGGGTTGAACTACGTCAAGCTGGACGGGCAGGTCGGCATCATCGGCAACGGTGCCGGACTGGTCATGTCCACCCTGGACGTGGTGTCCTACGCCGGCGAGGCCCACGGCGGGGTGCAGCCGGCCAACTTCCTCGACATCGGCGGCGGCGCCTCGGCGGATGTGATGGCCGACGGGTTGGAGATCATCCTGGGCGACGGCGACGTCAAGAGCGTGTTCGTCAACGTCTTCGGCGGGATCACCGCCTGCGACGCGGTGGCCGAGGGGATCGTGCAGGCGCTGGAGATGCTGGCCGCGCGCGGCGACGACGTGTCCAAGCCGCTGGTGGTGCGCCTGGACGGCAACAGCGCCGAGCGGGGGCGGCGGATCCTGACCGAGGCCGGCCACCCCGCGGTGCGCCAGGCCCCGACCATGGACGGCGCCGCGGCCCAGGCCGCGGAGCTGGCCGCGAAGTAG
- the sucD gene encoding succinate--CoA ligase subunit alpha — protein sequence MAVFLTKDSKVLVQGMTGSEGTKHTRRMLASGTRIVGGVNPRKAGTSVDIDGTGVPVFSSVAEGMAATGADVSVVFVPPKFARAAVVEAVDAGIGLAVVITEGIPVHDTAAFWAHACASGNRTRIIGPNCPGLISPGASNAGIIPADITRPGRIGLVSKSGTLTYQMMYELRDIGFSTAVGIGGDPVIGTTHIDALAAFEADAQTDAIVMIGEIGGDAEERAADYIRSRVSKPVVGYVAGFTAPEGKTMGHAGAIVSGSAGTAQAKKEALEAAGVKVGKTPSETAEIARGLA from the coding sequence ATGGCTGTTTTCCTGACCAAGGACAGCAAGGTGCTGGTGCAGGGCATGACCGGCTCGGAGGGCACCAAGCACACGCGGCGGATGCTGGCCTCGGGGACCCGCATCGTGGGCGGGGTGAATCCGCGCAAGGCCGGTACGAGTGTGGACATCGACGGTACGGGTGTGCCGGTGTTCTCCTCGGTGGCCGAGGGCATGGCGGCCACGGGCGCGGATGTGTCGGTGGTGTTCGTGCCGCCGAAGTTCGCCCGGGCGGCGGTGGTCGAGGCCGTGGATGCCGGGATCGGGCTGGCGGTGGTGATCACCGAGGGGATCCCGGTGCACGACACGGCGGCGTTCTGGGCGCATGCGTGTGCGTCGGGCAACCGGACGCGCATCATCGGGCCGAACTGTCCGGGGCTGATCAGTCCGGGGGCCTCCAATGCGGGCATCATTCCGGCCGACATCACGCGTCCGGGGCGGATCGGGCTGGTGTCGAAGTCGGGGACGCTGACGTATCAGATGATGTATGAGCTGCGTGATATCGGGTTCTCCACGGCGGTGGGGATCGGTGGGGATCCGGTGATCGGGACGACCCATATCGATGCGCTGGCGGCGTTCGAGGCCGATGCCCAGACCGACGCGATCGTGATGATCGGTGAGATCGGCGGGGATGCCGAGGAGCGGGCGGCCGATTACATCCGTTCGCGGGTGTCCAAGCCGGTGGTGGGTTATGTGGCGGGGTTCACCGCGCCGGAGGGCAAGACGATGGGCCATGCCGGGGCGATCGTGTCGGGTTCGGCGGGTACCGCGCAGGCGAAGAAGGAGGCGTTGGAGGCGGCCGGCGTCAAGGTCGGCAAGACCCCCTCGGAGACGGCCGAGATCGCGCGGGGCCTGGCTTAA
- a CDS encoding aldehyde dehydrogenase family protein, with protein MTLMLKPGTEWTTLYQRCRGIAPEAFAADRVLNHWGGRWRADGEPRLAVSPVDGTEIAGPPMVDADTAEAAVRAAADQHRQWRVTPLAERRARVRAAIESWGEHRDTLALALVWEIGKPWRLARQDVDRAISGVEWYLDQIEEMMEGRAPLEGPVSNIASWNYPMSVLTHAMCVQALAGNAAIAKTPTDGGLVCLTLAVALAAREGLPFTLVSGSGRNLSPVLVRSPEIGCVSFVGGRDTGGQVATDLADLGKPHILEQEGLNCWGVWEFSDWETFAGQVRKTFDYAKQRCTAYPRFVVQRSAFDRFLSAYLPAVASVRFGHPLAVSAPEEDLPELDFGPLINAAKAKDLGSQVDEAVAGGAVPLYRGSLEDALLLPGQNTDAYVAPVSLLEPPRSSPLFHAEPFGPADSIVLVDTEAELLAAMNASNGALVSTISTDDPDTAARLSAQVRAFKVGINKPRSRGDRDEMFGGWGHSWRGAFVGGKLLVHAVSHGPADERLPGNFPDYTLVPREHG; from the coding sequence ATGACCCTCATGCTCAAGCCCGGGACCGAATGGACGACCCTGTATCAGCGCTGCCGCGGGATCGCCCCCGAGGCGTTCGCGGCCGACCGGGTGCTCAACCACTGGGGCGGCCGCTGGAGGGCGGACGGAGAACCGCGCCTGGCGGTCTCGCCCGTCGACGGAACCGAGATCGCCGGACCGCCCATGGTCGACGCCGACACCGCCGAGGCCGCCGTGCGCGCGGCCGCCGATCAGCACCGGCAGTGGCGTGTCACCCCGCTGGCGGAGCGCCGCGCCCGTGTGCGGGCCGCGATCGAGTCCTGGGGCGAGCACCGCGACACGCTGGCGCTCGCGCTGGTGTGGGAGATCGGAAAGCCCTGGCGGCTGGCGCGCCAGGACGTCGACCGCGCCATCTCCGGCGTGGAGTGGTACCTGGACCAGATCGAGGAGATGATGGAGGGCCGCGCCCCGCTGGAGGGCCCGGTCAGCAACATCGCAAGCTGGAACTACCCGATGAGCGTGCTGACCCACGCCATGTGCGTCCAGGCGCTGGCCGGCAACGCCGCCATCGCCAAGACCCCCACCGACGGCGGACTCGTGTGCCTGACACTGGCCGTGGCCCTGGCCGCGCGCGAGGGTCTGCCCTTCACGCTGGTCAGCGGCAGCGGGCGGAACCTCTCGCCGGTCCTGGTGCGCTCCCCCGAGATCGGCTGCGTCTCCTTCGTCGGCGGCCGCGACACCGGCGGCCAGGTCGCCACCGACCTCGCCGACCTCGGCAAGCCCCACATCCTGGAGCAGGAGGGGCTCAACTGCTGGGGCGTGTGGGAGTTCAGCGACTGGGAGACCTTCGCCGGCCAGGTCCGCAAGACCTTCGACTACGCCAAGCAGCGCTGCACCGCCTATCCGCGCTTCGTCGTGCAGCGCTCGGCGTTCGACCGCTTCCTGAGCGCCTACCTGCCCGCGGTCGCCTCGGTGCGCTTCGGACACCCCCTGGCGGTCTCGGCGCCCGAGGAGGACCTGCCCGAGCTGGACTTCGGCCCGCTGATCAACGCCGCCAAGGCCAAGGACCTGGGATCCCAGGTGGACGAGGCGGTCGCCGGCGGCGCGGTCCCGCTCTACCGCGGTTCGCTGGAGGACGCGCTGCTGCTACCGGGCCAGAACACCGACGCCTACGTGGCGCCCGTGTCGCTGCTGGAGCCCCCGCGGTCCTCGCCGCTGTTCCACGCCGAGCCCTTCGGCCCGGCCGATTCCATCGTGCTGGTCGACACCGAGGCCGAGCTGCTGGCGGCCATGAACGCCAGCAACGGCGCGCTGGTCTCGACCATCTCCACCGACGACCCCGACACGGCCGCGCGGCTGTCGGCGCAGGTGCGCGCGTTCAAGGTCGGCATCAACAAGCCGCGCTCGCGCGGGGACCGCGACGAGATGTTCGGCGGCTGGGGCCACTCGTGGCGCGGCGCTTTCGTGGGGGGCAAGCTGCTGGTCCACGCGGTCAGCCACGGCCCGGCCGACGAGCGGCTGCCCGGCAACTTCCCCGACTACACGCTGGTGCCCCGCGAGCACGGGTAG
- a CDS encoding HhH-GPD-type base excision DNA repair protein, giving the protein MTSLHLVQEPEADALLASEPLALLIGMLLDQQVAMEVAFAGPKKIADRMGGLDAGTVARTDPEEFAALCSQQPAVHRFPGSMAARIQSLCGYLVEHYGGDAAAVWTSGEPDGREVLKRLKALPGYGDQKARIFLALLGKQFDLRAEGWREAAGDYGDEGARRSIADVVDEQTLAEVRAFKKSAKAAKKAEKGQ; this is encoded by the coding sequence ATGACCTCGTTGCACCTCGTCCAAGAACCCGAAGCCGACGCGCTGCTGGCGTCGGAGCCGCTGGCGCTGCTGATCGGCATGCTGCTGGACCAGCAGGTGGCGATGGAGGTGGCCTTCGCCGGGCCGAAGAAGATCGCCGACCGGATGGGCGGCCTCGACGCCGGGACCGTCGCGCGGACCGATCCCGAGGAGTTCGCCGCGCTGTGCTCGCAGCAGCCGGCCGTGCACCGCTTCCCCGGGTCGATGGCCGCGCGCATCCAGTCGCTGTGCGGCTACCTGGTCGAGCACTACGGCGGCGACGCCGCCGCGGTGTGGACCTCGGGCGAGCCCGACGGGCGGGAAGTGCTCAAGCGTCTCAAAGCGCTACCGGGCTACGGCGATCAGAAGGCCCGCATCTTCCTGGCCCTGCTCGGCAAGCAGTTCGACCTGCGCGCCGAAGGCTGGCGCGAGGCGGCCGGCGACTACGGCGACGAGGGCGCGCGCCGTTCGATCGCCGATGTGGTCGACGAGCAGACCCTCGCCGAGGTGCGCGCGTTCAAGAAGAGCGCCAAGGCCGCGAAGAAGGCCGAGAAGGGCCAGTAG
- the fdhD gene encoding formate dehydrogenase accessory sulfurtransferase FdhD, with amino-acid sequence MGRVTVREPILRIRDGAVSERPDTLVAEEPLEIRMNGRPLTVTMRTPGNDFDLAAGFLVSEGVVTSAEAIATIRYCAGATEDGSNTYNVLDVVLASGVPVPEASLERNFYTTSSCGVCGKASLEAVSTTAHWSVAEDEPHFTVPVLAAMPDRLREAQRVFDRTGGLHAAGLFTAQGELLALREDVGRHNAVDKLVGWALRDGRLPLRGSALMVSGRASFELAQKALMAGIPMLAAVSAPSSLAVELAAEQGLSLVGFLRGTSMNVYAGRHRITLETASQTPMAAPG; translated from the coding sequence ATGGGACGGGTCACGGTTCGCGAGCCGATCCTGCGGATCCGGGACGGCGCCGTCAGCGAGCGCCCGGACACCCTGGTCGCCGAGGAGCCGCTGGAGATCCGGATGAACGGCCGGCCGCTCACCGTCACGATGCGCACTCCCGGCAACGACTTCGACCTGGCGGCGGGGTTCCTCGTCAGCGAGGGGGTCGTCACCTCCGCCGAGGCGATCGCGACCATCCGCTACTGCGCGGGCGCCACCGAGGACGGCTCCAACACCTACAACGTCCTCGACGTCGTGCTGGCATCGGGGGTTCCGGTGCCCGAGGCGTCGCTGGAACGCAACTTCTACACCACCTCCTCCTGCGGTGTGTGCGGCAAGGCGAGCCTGGAGGCGGTTTCGACCACGGCCCACTGGTCGGTCGCCGAGGACGAACCGCACTTCACCGTGCCCGTGCTCGCGGCCATGCCCGACCGCCTGCGCGAGGCCCAGCGCGTCTTCGACCGCACCGGCGGGCTGCACGCCGCCGGTCTGTTCACCGCACAGGGGGAGCTGCTCGCGCTGCGCGAGGACGTCGGCCGCCACAACGCGGTCGACAAGCTCGTGGGCTGGGCCCTGCGGGACGGCCGGCTGCCGCTGCGCGGCAGCGCGCTGATGGTCTCCGGGCGGGCCTCGTTCGAACTCGCGCAGAAGGCGCTGATGGCGGGAATCCCGATGCTGGCAGCGGTCTCCGCGCCCTCGTCCCTGGCCGTGGAGCTCGCGGCCGAGCAGGGACTGAGCCTGGTCGGGTTCCTGCGCGGCACCTCGATGAACGTCTACGCCGGTCGGCACCGGATCACCCTGGAGACGGCGTCACAGACGCCGATGGCGGCCCCGGGGTGA